GCTTTAATAACACAATTTAcgcctcttctctctcttcccgtctcatccatccatccatccctccacccatcatccatccatcatctcatccctccatccatccctccatccatccatccatcatccatccatccatccatccatccatccctccacccatcatccatccacccatccatccatccatccacccatcatccatccatcatctcatccctccatccatccctccatccatccatcccatccatccatcatccatccatccatccatccatccatccatccctccacccatcatccatccacccatccatccatccatccacccatccatccatccatccatccctccaccCATcatctcatccctccatccatccctccacccatcatccatccacccatccatccatccacccatccatccatccatccatccatccacccatcatccatccacccatccatccatccatccatccatccatccatccatcatcccatccatccatccatccatcaatctcatccatccatccatccctccatccatcatcccatccatccatccacccatccatccatccatccatccatccacccatcatccatccacccatccatccatccatccatccatccatccatcatcccatccatccatccatccatcaatctcatccatccatccatccctccatccatcatcccatctatccatccatccatccacccccCTCACCCCCCTGCTTCTGCCCTGCTGTCATTGGTCTCTCCTCCCCTCTCAGTTTATCCTCATTATTTCTATAGGTAGCCGCTGGTCAGAGGATGAAGGGGAATTCCCTGCATTCAGAACCAGGATGATGAACTGAAGCGAAACTAAAAAGGACGATTTTATTGATGGAGCAGATACTTCCTGAGAGGAAACTTTCTAGAATAATCTACGTTTTTACGATATTTATGTCAACCAATGGGACTCTTAATTGATTTGGAGTTATAATGTAACCTCTTTTTGCCTCTGTCTCCTTAATCAGCccactttttaaaactgtttggtCTCAGATTTCTgtaactgaatgtttttctcgTCTGGAGTTTGTATATTTCCACCAGCAGACGTTTTATCTAATCTTTTTTATAATCCTGATTATTGACCAGATGTATGTTTTCCTTCTCTAATCATTGAATTTATTCTTAAGTGACTTTATTATGACATATAACTTAATTCATATCTTTTTGTAGCTCCTGCCCTGTGAGTTTATGTAAATGCGGCTCTTAGTTGTGTGAATATCAGATTAATCGCTGGAGTTTCATAAACTCTGAATTGTCTGTCGCCTTGAACCGAACTGCTGGCATGACGACAAATATCatgtgaaacagattttttctgcttttcttctttactttaatacaaaaacatgttaatcCTCCAGAGTTGAAGCCATCTAACAGTAGCAGGAAACGATGCGCAGGCTGCTTTCAGTGAAATCAGACCTCCAGGTTTTATGAGGAAGCTTCCTCCATCCTTTCCCTGCAGATCCCTTTAATCCAGCCTTCCTAACCTCCGGAGAACCTGCAGACGTCCTCGCCGGTCCAGGCGGGCGCCTCGGGCTCCGTTAGCGGACCAAGTTCACCGAGGCCTCAGCTGATCCCTGCTGCATCACGTCCTCCCACAAACCTTTTATAAAGTTACTTTGTACTAAGATTTTATACCAAGCCTTATTGTTCTTAGCTCCTTTCCTGTCCCTTATTTATTATCAGTCATCCTCGTTGTCTCGTCCTGTTCGTTCCCCAGAAACACAGGTCCCAACGTCCGTCTCCATGGCGATGCAGAAGGAAccgacgttttttttttttttcttgtgattttagTCATTTATGCACAAAGCAAatcatgttgctgtttttattcctgctcCTCCTGTTGAATCTTCTGATCTTGTAACAATGATGTACAGTCTGAGTACttataaactatttttatcacagtattatttattgcttactttcaataaaatactgaaacttATTTTCCACTGCAGATCCGAGGCTGAGCTTCAGTCTTCATGTTTCGTGTTGCGTTTGTTGGATTCACTCTGGTTTTAAGGATTTTTCTGACGGGATTCGTGacacttttttcccctgttttcagtttatatcattaaaaccaaattaatttttgccttttaattatttgaacctctgtgataaaaaaaaaaattacatacacAATTTTGAATGTGAGGATTTTTGTCTTATCCCAGAGAATGAAAATTATACATACAAGCTTAAATATATCCACAAGCACCAAATTTAGGGACCTGGATTTAAAGAAGTAGATCAggaagcaaagaaataaaaaaaataaaaaaacaaacaaaaaaatctaccGAACAAAAACgattccagtttttaaaaagctccaTAATATTATTACTTTAATCCTGAACATGAGTGGATGGAAACTTCTGAGCAGCACCATGAATATTAAGGTCAGTAAAGCTCATCTTTACAAGTTAAACCAGAAAGCTGCAACTTGTAGTCCTACAAGCTGGAGTCTTAAAActagaggagagaaaaaaaaaaaaagtcttctacTCATGTAAATTACTGTACATTAATACAAAGTGATTGATGGTTGGGTTTGTTTATTTGAGAATTGCTCATGTTCATATATCCAGCAATATGAAAACACCTTGCCTGATATAAGCTAataagttttatataaaatgcaatgttttcaAAACGTCACAAAAATGGTccaataaattttaattctttcagaaaaaaatataggCAGCTTAGCTGTAAGTCAGGATAGTTAAAACTTACAACAGAAATcttaaaatataactttaaatCCATATTTGAGTTTCCCTTTTCGCTGAAATAAGTTATTTATAGTATTTATTGAAATGCATAAGTCTGTTTTTAATAAGTGTTCTTCTGTAGCCTATTATCCCACTGGTTTAGaattgtagttttgttttgaaagtaataaataaaaaataacaaaactgctCGGTTTGGTACTTCTGGAGCTCCATACAACTCTGGAACAGAAAACTTGACCACGACGCTCCGCCCACTTGTGACGTCAGGGCTGGATCGGGATATCGGGAGAGCCGGAAGAGTCGCGGAAGGAGACGTTGCGGTTTCCACAAACGGTTCGCCTTCAAACCGGACCTCATCTGTCCGGACGGGACCTCGCTGACCAGCCGACTGGAGTGAACGTTTCTCTGGGTGACGGTGAGTGTTTGAGCCCCGCCATGGAGCGGGACAGCTGATTCCAGGTGATCATTCCAGAAGGAAGGCTAAGGTTAGCCTGCTGCTAGCTGGGAAACTGGAACAGGAAATACCAGAACCAAACTGACCCACAAGCACCACGGTTTCATCCCAAATCTCAGTTTTCTGCTCGGTTTTATCCTCTAATGTTGCTTAATGTTCATCCTGGAGGAACAGAGGTGGAAACTAACCAGCTGAGACTCGACACGTAGACATGTATGATCACATTTAACCGTTAATTGGCTGATTCAGACATTTATACCCTGATCTGATTTATCAGGAGGAAACTGTCTGAGAGCAAAGGTCAAAAATCAACTAACAGTGTTTGATCAGACTGTCTTCACCTCTCAGTCACATCAACACACCTCCTCAGGTGAGCAGCAGCTGGGTGTGGTTCTGCTGAGATTCCTGTCATGGACCAGTAACCATGCAGGTTCCTGCTTCCTGATCCCACCTCGACCAGTGGAGCCTTTGATGAAACACAGATGCTGGCTGTCCACAcgctgctgagtcagcagaaacCCAGAGGAATGTGGCTGATGATCCCAAAATGGATCCAGAGGGAGGTTCTGTTCTGCCACCACCGGagcaaagcagcaaacagaccCAAACGATCCCGCCTGGTGGTCCTGATCCGCCTGGTGGTCCTGATCCGCCTGGGCCTAAAGAGACCGCAGGACTGTTTACCAATACCgaataaaatcagatattttctaAACGAGTCACTCGTTGTACTGTTGTTTAATACTTCCACTCATTAATTATTGAGTGGAGAAACTCATATAAAACCTGACTGCATGCTCCAGAAGAAAACTGTCCGAATTATAACAGATTACTTTCATCCaactaatgaaatatttctgacattGCATATTTGAACGTTTCATGATTTCGTAGAGCTCAGAACAGTAAGGTGAAGTGGTTCAAAGTTACACAGATTAATTTAATCAACTGAAGGTCAGGATGAATATTAAAAACCGTTAGAGGGATTTTTTCACTCTTTAAAATGTAGATAAATTATTTGCCAAACCAATAAAATGaggtttgattgttttcttttgcgtttTCTACAGACTTGGCTGGATTTCCATGAtatgatttataaaaacatagCAGAAGGATTCTGCTGCTCTGATTCTGACGATGCTTCATAACAAAGTGAAGCTGTAATGAGCTTCTGCTTCCACCTTCCCTCTGAGTGTCGACACTTTGTTCTCACGTGGACAGGAAGTTAAATAGTAGCGTTCTGAACGTCAGTAATGTCTGATCCGTCTGTGTTGCAGTGAGAGTTGGGCTGATTGAAGATGTGGAAAGCTGCTGCAGGTCAAAATGTCAAGGTTGCCGTTGACGACGGCGGAGACGACTGGGAGACCGACCCGGACTTTGAGGTTTCACCATCATCCTCCCGTCTCTTCCTCCTGTCTCCTGTTCCACATGTTTacgctgttttgttttgttttttccagaatgACGTGTCGGAGCAGGAGCAGCGCTGGGGGGCGAAGACGGTGGCCGGGTCGGGACACCAGGAGCACATCGAGTCAGGATGCACACGGTCTTTTCCTGTCCGAGTCGCGCTGTCGGCCGGCGTCTGCTAACCGTCTGACTCCCTGTGCTGCAGCATCCACCAGCTGAGGGAGACGGTTTCCACGGAGCACACCAGCCTGAAGcagaaggagctggaggacaTGCCCAAGGCCTCGCACGGATACGGCGGCAGGTTCGGAGTCCAGCAGGACCGCATGGACAAGGTAGGAGCCAGCAGGAAAAACATCCACAAATTTAATCCCATcactttttaatctgaaatttttcatcataatttattttctgtttttcaagttaaaataataaatttttgatgctcattttctgattggctgccagtgAAATTCATCGAGCTGCTTTGCTCCTCGTGCTAGAAAAGGCTTCAGATGATGAAAgataatacagaaaataaagaataaatagagaaaataaagaaaatacagcagaaaGAGCCAAACTTCAGCCCATCATGAGTTAATGAGTTTTAATcctccagaaccttctggatgttttttcaGAGTGTCTGACCTCCGACTTCATCACCGAGTCGTTAGACAGAGTTTTCATTTCCTGCCGCTTTCTGTTGTGTAGTCCAGTCTGGTCGGGTCAGATCCAGTCTGGTCGGGTCGGATCCAGTCGGGTCGGGTCCAGTCTGGTCGGATCCAGTCTGGTCGGGTCGGATCCAGTCTGGTCGGGTCGGATCCAGTCGGGTCGGATCCAGTCGGGTCGGATCCAGTCTGGTCGGATCCAGTCTGGTCGGATCCAGTCTGGTCGGATCCAGTCTGGTCGGATCCAGTCTGGTCGGGTCCAGTCTGGTCGGATCCAGTCTGGTCGGGTCGGATCCAGTCTGGTCGGGTCCAGTCTGGTCGGGTCCAGTCTGGTCGGATCCAGTCTGGTCGGGTCCAGTCTGGTCGGATCCAGTCTGGTCGGATCCAGGCTGGTCGGGTCCAGTCTGGTCGGGTCCGGTCCAGTCTGGTCggatttttttagctgcagattgtTACAAGATaatctgtattttcttatttaaaaaccaaattgaattatttgttcatttgcatattttagtgcttttctattattgtataaaataaacttaagtggcaaattatttaatcaattaatcatcagaataattgattactaaaataataatcagcCTTAAAggatctaaaaacagaaatgcaacacTTTAGGAACCTCAAACTTAAAGAACTGGAGAGAATATAGATGTTTAATTATTAGAAGTGATCATAGAAATGCTGCTGTGTGACGTtggttctgtgtttttgcatttaaaatggattccatttgttttgtcttcagtcTGCTGTGGGTCACGACTACCAGAGCAAACTGTCCAAGCATTGCTCCCAGACCGACACGTCCAAAGGCTTCGGGGGGAAGTACGGCGTCCAGGCCGACCGCGTCGACAAGGTGCCTCCTCCGAAACCACATCGCTGAGACAGGATGAGAAATCTGAAgagcttttattctgacaaaaCGCAGCCAGATGAGAAAATGATTTGGGCTTGAAAAGCTTGATATTTTGCAGATATGAATGTCAAGCCAACTTGTTCTGATCTTCAAAACCAAACTATCACATTCACGTCTTCCTGCAGTTAATGAAAACCTCGAGTACaggaaaaatcatttttactaaacaaataaaactgcattaaatCTTGTTCTGAAGGTTATAAATCAGCCcgaaaagtgaataaaaatcagGTTTTCTCAGGAATCAACacagaatttaacattttagtttaaattgaTGAGAGATGAATAAAATGAAGTCTGAATTTTATCGTCCACTGAGGGTCATTTGGTCGCCGCTGATCAACcagaacaaaagtaaaaacctccagcagcttctgctttTCTGCACAGGAACTTTTTCTATTTATGGCTTCAATTCTGAACTTTGGACCTGAAAAGGGAAACATTGTAAACAAGTGATGGTTCCTGGGATCACCATGGCGACCAATCAGCAGCAGACAGTCGGTAAGGTCTGACTCGGTCCGACTCGGTCCGACTCGGTCCAGCTTCGCTGTCAGAACCGGTCCTGGTTCTTGCTGGGCGCTGAATCAACACAAAGAGCCAATCAGATGCAGACTTTCGTCTCAGTGTCTAGTTAAAGTTTTCACACCTTTTCTGCAACAAAAGatgcaaaagttaaaaataccAGTTAACATTCAGAGAAGATTTATTAATTTCTCATATTTGTCTTTCgtaaatttttaaacaaattgacAGAAAATCCTTTATTGTCAAAATGAAAACGGATTTTTGAAAGAGTTTTCAAATAAGTGGCTGCATAAATATTCAGCCGGTTTAACGAGTTGACCCAACGCAACAGAGAAtgtatttttgtagaaatacatttttattttgaaacctaaaataaagtttttgggttttattttctcacatattgttgatttattttcacttcatgTCTGACGTTCCTGTTTATTCCAGCATGAAATAACAGGATTAATAATTATTGGGTTGTTTACAGTTAAATGACGGTTCTCCCGTCTCGTTGCAGTCGGCCGTCGGTTTTGAGTACGCTGGGAAGACGGAGAAACACGCGTCGCAGAAAGGTTTGTCCCGACTCGTCTGCTCTGATCCTCAGACATTCCTGGAATGTGCAGGATGGAAATCCAGCTCTGCTCCAGATTAATAATCCAGAGTTCCTGTtggcagcagagcagcagcttcacGTGTCGCTGTGCTGGTAGGAAATGTTTTGCTTcaccctgacctctgacctctgacctgtgcAGACTACACCACGGGGTTCGGCGGGCGGTACGGCGTTCAGGCGGACCGGGTCGACCAGAGCGCGGTCGGCTTCGACTATCAAGGCAAAACGGAGAAACACGAGTCGCAGAAAGGTTCGTTCTTTATAGCAGAGGAAAGTTTGGTGGAAGGAAACAATTCCTGGGCTGCTTCTTGTAGAAATGTGACTCTGAGCCTGAAGGTCAGTTTTCAGGTCTTAGATTTTCTGTTGAATTCAGATCTGGACATgaatctgatctgatctgaacCCAAAACATGATCAGCGAGTTCctcctgctggaagatgaactttgaccccagaCTCACATCTCCTGCAGAttctaacaggttttcctccaggatgGACCCATTAGCTCTAGGCTCTCTATCCCACattatgatgctgccaccgccatgtttcaTGCAGAGTCAGTTTCCTCCTTAATGAGGCTTTTGAAAACGGACCAGGAAGTGAAACTGGATACAAACTGAGCTGCTTCCTGTCATCCTGCAGCTTCTAGACGTTTCGCTGCTGCAGGTTGATTCGGGTCACTTTTAACAGCTGCGTTTAGAAACCTGCTTCCTTCAGTGAAATGATCAGAAACATCTGgaatgatttaatttatgtggGATGGAAACAAACGTTTCTCTTTGCAGATTACGCCAAAGGTTTCGGGGGAAAGTTTGGCGTTGAGACGGACAAAGTGGACAAGAGCGCCGTGGGCTTCGAGTACCAGGGCAAAACGGAGCGGCACGAGTCGCAGAAAGGTCAGTGGAGGTGGAAGCGGGTCCAACTGGAACCAGAGCCAGACGCAGCTGGACCGACAGAAACGAGCAGAAGGTTCT
This genomic interval from Gambusia affinis linkage group LG02, SWU_Gaff_1.0, whole genome shotgun sequence contains the following:
- the LOC122824161 gene encoding src substrate cortactin-like isoform X5 translates to MWKAAAGQNVKVAVDDGGDDWETDPDFENDVSEQEQRWGAKTVAGSGHQEHIDIHQLRETVSTEHTSLKQKELEDMPKASHGYGGRFGVQQDRMDKSAVGHDYQSKLSKHCSQTDTSKGFGGKYGVQADRVDKSAVGFEYAGKTEKHASQKDYTTGFGGRYGVQADRVDQSAVGFDYQGKTEKHESQKDYAKGFGGKFGVETDKVDKSAVGFEYQGKTERHESQKDYSKGFGGKFGVQEDRMDKSAGKFEDVEKPTPSYQKTKPVEAAGSSTGSLKARFENIAKQKEEEDQRRAEEERARRHAKEQQEQAEARQKAERPPSPVHAPSPSPSPTPPVQPAAELQNSQSEAANDDETQDAYEQPDLYQNPDEAAAPADEQQYEYGDDLGVTAVALYDYQAAGEDEISFDPDDIITNIEMIDEGWWRGVCRGAYGLFPANYVEVRQ